The following is a genomic window from Numenius arquata chromosome 12, bNumArq3.hap1.1, whole genome shotgun sequence.
ATTAAATCTCTGCTCGCTTCCATCATCTGCAAAACACAGAGGGCAGCCCCCAGTGCCACTCTGAACCGGCACAGTCCTGCTGGGCTTGGGTGCAACAACTCACACATTTGGATATAAGGCTAATAGGCTCTGAGGGCTTAGCATcatctttattttcaattaattttgcaTGGCTTTCTCCATCAGAGTCAACTATTTTGAGCCGCAACCTATTCAGCTGAATTGTCTCCGGCCCTGAGTCACGCTGTTCCAGCTGTCACTGAGACAATCACGCCGTGTGTAACCCCTCAACACTGCTCTGCTCCCGGTccccaggagagagggaaggcTCCGCAGCACAGGACTCGGGGAAGAGATTTCCAAAGAGAGCTGACATTTACACTGAGGATATGCCTAGTTATTGCTCTGACATCAACAACGCTTCCCACAGATTAAATGCATTAAGTTGCGTGACTGAGGGAATACGTGACCTCAAACTGTAAAATGAACGCAGACTGGACATGGGAAAAGGCTTCGGAGATGGGAGGCAAAAAAACCAATCATCATTTGTATTTACTTTTGTTCCACGctttcttttcctcagccttATTCCACTGGAGAGATACACACTACAACTGTACATCTCCTACTGCTGGCAGGAAAAGCATGATTTCCCCAGTGCTTCTTCCCCTGGATACTCAGCTCTCCCGAAAGGCTGGTGAAGCTCTTCCCCTACTGTTTATTTGCTGTGCCATATTATAATTCCAATGCTTTACAGGGAAGTTACTCAGCTTGTTACAAGGCACATGGTGTTGCCTGTGTTTTGTGATGGACAGAGggtagtttaaaaataaacaaactttcaGATGAAATATTACTACATAATAAGACCGGAGACCTTatttatgtttacaagtacctaaagggtgggttgaaggatgatggagctggactgttttcagtggttcccagtgacaggacgaggggcaatgggcacaatctggaacataggaagctccatttaaatacgaggcaaaactttctggtgagggtgacagggcactggaacaggctgcccagggaggtcgtggagtccccttctctggagattttcaagatccgccttgatgcagtcctgagtgatgtgctctgggcaatcctgctttagcaggagagttggactagatgatctctagaggtcccttccaactctgaaaattctgtgattctgtaattgcctGAAATTTCAGGGACTGCACTCGATCCTGATAGTCATTTCTATTTCTGCCTTCCCAACTCGCAACCTCTATGTTCTCATTATATAGTTTAAGCACTAAGGTACCCTTCTCACGTTCAAATGAATTAACAATTTCCTACTAAACATCTGAGTGAAGGTACTCTTTATGGAAATGCAGTGTGTGCTCCCTGAGAAAAGGGCAAAGCTGCCTCTGCCGATGCACCAAGTGGCACCATCACGTTAACTCTCCCAACGCACCGAGTGGCACTGTCACGTTACCGTCTCCTTCCTCCCACGAGTTCAGGCACATCAGGCACAGTTCTGCTCCAGTGAATTaagcctgtgctttttttccaggTGAACACCATTACAGTGACAGACCAACTCCTTTTAACAACAGTTAATTAAGAGTTGAGAGTCACAACAGCCTTTTTTGCTAGTATTAATTACTTTCATCTTTAGCTTTGGCAAAACACTTAAAATAAGGGTAGACAAAACCCAGAGAAAGCATGCATCTAGCAGTGGTAAAGAGCATTTATTATTAATCTGCGCTCCAGGAAGCCAGATGAAGCTATGAAAAGAAATAATCCCTGAAACAGGTTTCTGAGTGAACGGAGATAAACACCGGCTGATCAAAGGGAAAGAGCTGGAAAAGGCCGACTGCAGAGAAGCTACAGGGATCTGCTTTAAGCTACCCTGGAAAAAACAGATACTATTTCACTAAGGCAAGTGAGCATAGACTTGTGTTCACAACAACAGCctgattttccaaagcatttaatACATCACAGGAGCACCTACAGTTTTTTCCATTAAAGTGCAACATAAGGCAATAACTGGGTATTTCTCACTTTGCCAAGaaagcaggattttattttttgcagccGTTCCGTGACCCAAGTTTCAGTACACACAAATAAATTGGCAAACCAAGAATACCATTTAGCACCAGTGAAGCGTTCATGGAGCAAGTTTGCTTTGAACAAAGGCTTTGAGGAAGAATCCAACCCTGGTCTCAGAAATCTTTAAGGCCTGAAGCGTTCAGCTGGCTCTTACGAAAGATCTAAACTTTCCTGTTTGCCTTATCTTGCCTCCGGTGAGGCAAACATTTGAAAGGGTCCCAGGTAAGCGAAGAGTGAAATGAATCCTAATCCTGCTGATCTTCCCACTGTGTTCTAGCTGGGACTCTCTTCCTTGCTGGCCCCAGCAGAGGAAAATGTTTAAGGCACCAAGAACTATCTCACCCACATTGGTCAGGCCAAATGCTGCTTCTGTGAAAGTACTGTGATACCGAGCTCGCAGAACAGGCTGGGCAAAGACAGGCAAGGAAAAATTAGCAAACCTATGTTGAAATAAGTAACATGCCAGTAAGATGTTGGAGACAAAAAACTCCCTAAGTAGTTCTACAGACAGGGAAGGACAGCTCTGCAGGAACAAGAGGAATACTTTAAtgcagaaaagccaaaaaaaaaaaaaaaaaagagagaccaaGTGTTTATCACTATTACAGTTGCTGTCTTTTGGAATTCACTACAAAATGTgaaaatttgtctttaaaatgtttcacttcttaaaaaaaatttgaaacaaattattACCTGTTGACAGCTGATCCGTGCCTTTGGCAGGGGACATCAAATCCAGCTACTTGCAGCACTGTTTCTCTTGGCTGCAAATCTGTTGTAGAGaggctgcatttttattttaatgataaaaGTGTAtttgggagaaggaaggagatcGGATAAAGGTGAAGGCAAATGTGTGAACAGAAAATTTGCAACCTTTAAATTTCCAGTTAAAGTACAAGGAAGCAAAGACTTACTCCGAAATAGagtaaaaaagagcaaagaaaaggtTCAGAGCCCAAGTGAACCTTCTAAGCCGGCAGTTGGAACAAGGGCTCTGGGTACTGAGAAAGATTTAGATGCCAAGATTTCCAAACTCCTAAGCAGTATTACACCCCACCAGAATTCTTCCACAGATTTCAATGGATTAGGCTTTCACTTTGCTACAATAACCAGCTGTCCATGTAATGAACTGCCTGGTGTAACAGGCACACATTAGGAAACTTGTTTTTATCAGGCATGGCTTtttttggtctggtttttttttttcctttttgcacacCGTACTTTTGAGAGCCTGTGCTATATTAACCCATTCAAATACTGCAGAATTATCAATGTCAGTTTGATCACCCATCTATGAGTCACAAAAACACCGTGAGGCTGGATCATTCAGGGAAATGAAGAACAGTGGCAGTATCTTTACAGACATCAGAAACAGATTCTCAAAGACACAAACACCGATAAagttttcaaatgtatttctttcattgtttaaataaaagttttgagAATAACCATATCCCGTATTATTTCCATAATAAAAAGTTTGTATGATATTGGTTAGAAGTGGACAGAAATATCGATATAGTGATTgcacaaaacatttctgaaactgAAGATAATTTCAGCAAGTCAGTTGGTTTTAATAAATAGCATTTCCTGTTCCAAGGCCCTTTCTATACAGCAAAGTTACATAAAGATAACCTAAAATAGAAACTTAAATCTAATGAAATGAATCAGAAAACCTTCTGGGTGTATAATCCTTTTTCATGGTGAAAGTGACTTGCGGTCTAGCTTAACTCTATTTGGAGCAGGCTTACATTTCATCAAAAGAACGTCTGCAAATGAATTTGCATTGTTTAAACAAATTTAGTTAAACCCAATATGAGTTAATCAGTGCAAATTTTCCAAAGAGCCAGGCAATTAAATTGCCTTAAAAGGCAATTCAAtgcaaaaacaaaaggaggagcTTGACAGAAAATACATAACCTCCAGAAACAGCTTCTTTCTGCAAGATTTGTACTTTCTAAGGACGCACAAAAACTCCCACCTGCCGCTGAATTCAGTGGAAATCCAAGTGAATTCAACTCTCCTCAGAGGCAGACCACAAGTGTGGAATTAACACTGCTGTATTTATTGCAAATGCTACCGCGCTCTCGCTGGAAGAGAGCTGTTGAGATGGCAAACAGAAATGTGCCGAGATTAGACCGTGGTGCATCATACCGTATATTCAGCAAAATAATCACCTTGGAGTCAAACACTACAGCCAGATCAAGCCCGGTCAGATCAGCAGACATGACCTACAGCCTTGCCCACAGACCTTGTTGGCAGTCTCGCTCACCACTACAACTGTCAAACAAATTTTGTGCAATTGGGTCATGAATATGtttttatgaaataataaaagctttCCAAGATAAAAACAACGCTAAATGGTTGATTGATATGATGAGTAAACCCATCCCACTTCATACCTATTCATTATACAACAGTAGTGTTTTATTCAGTAGTGGGTTTCCAGCCACATCAAAAGTGGCCACAGCTTTATGCGCAATCAAAATTAAGTAGCTTACTGATATTGCTGGATAAGCAATAAATATTGCTTCAAGCACACTGCTTTGCAGCTCTTAGGATAAACAACGTGTTTCGTTCATTACCAAGCAGACTATTTGGGAAACAGCAGGTGAAGCTAACTTGTTCATAACACCAGAATATCATTGTTCTTCTAGAAGAAACAGATCACAGAGTACTCGTCGTTGCAAAGTGTGCAActcataagatttaaaaaaaaaaattaaacccccAATTCTCATATTAGACTTTTTAGCAAAATTGGAacgagtttgggtttttttgtgtcaagaataaaatgacaaaatattatTACAGATACTTCACACAAGGAGAAAGTTAAGGCTGCTTTTCAAGAGTTTCCTCTTTAAAGGTAAGCATGAATTTAAAGTCACTTGAAGTTTCCTTAAGACATTTAATCTCAGATTTACTCTCTGTTGCAGAAGATGCAGACAGCTAAGAACCATTTGTGGCAAGTTAATGTATTTAACACTTGATAATATGAGATGTTCCAGTTTCACAACAGTTATATACTGCTTTAATGAGTACTGGTACTTGGCAGTACTTGGCAGCACTATATTATTAGAGCTTTCCTGTAAGGCAATACAAAcaggagtattaaaaaaaataaagtagtatGAAATTTGGATCGTTGATGATATTTTGACATAAATAaaccaaaaagagagagaattaattTGAGATCAGTCAAGCTCTTAAAGAGCAAAGGCCTCTGTCAGCCTTGGATCTGCTCTTCCATTTATTAGTAACAGAAACAGATCCAACTTCTGATTTCTTTGCTGAGAACACCAGTCAGAAGCTCCTAAACAAGAGCAGACCTCTTCcaataccaatttttttttttctcccaaggaagCAGCTCGTTACCACCTGCCATTCATCAGCTAGTAGAGATTTGGTTTCCTCCAGCCCATCACCTTGTTCTTTACAGTGGAAATGCAGTAACCATTCCTACAGTCAACTACTCCAGTACTGAAAGCAAAATCCAAACATTTTAACACTTATTTTATCTGCTATAACTGTATTTCTTTGAACTCAAAGGTATATTTGGAAGAGGTAGTCCCGGAGAAAAGGGTTTCAAGTACCAAAATCTGTATGTCCCGTACCAAGCTGACAGACCTATCAGCACACCGAGAAGCTTTTGACTGAAGTCATGGAAATAGACGGCAGTGCAGAGAAACATGAACACCCAGATCATGGTGAGGAAACACAAGGAAACAAACAGGCCGTTGATCACAGCATGCAGCTTAGAGTTCTGGTCTATGGACAAGCCTTCCAGCACAGCCACCTCCTCCATAATCATGAGAGCGCAGTACGAGAGCAGAAAACAGTGCCCTGAGATATCAAAACCATTCCAGATCCCATGGTTCTGGTGGCACTCCTGCTTGGTGGCATACAGCCGGCGAGGCTCGCTGAGTTTACCCGAGGTAGAGCATGTGCCGGTGAGATTCTCAATATACACGAAGAGTCCAGTGCAGACATACCAGATGGCAGTGCCCACTGCAAGTGCACTGAGACGCTGCAGCACCATCAAAATGCTCTTCGTGGCACCATAGAGGAACTTGCTCTTGGCAAACTGGTAGGTGGTGACTGCGATGAAGGGCAGCAGAAGCCAGAATGTCCATGCCCAAGCCACCTTGACAAAATATCTGCCAGAGAAAAGCCAAAAGAGAAACATCCATGTGTGAAACTTCGCAGGAGCTGAGGTAAGTGGTGGTGCTTGAAGAAGTAGGTTTTCAAGGTCAGTGCTTAGAGCTGCCTAAATCAGACACTTGTGCCCTCCCTTCAAAGTAAAGCATAGCTAAAATCTTACATACCTCTCCCCACTTTTTCTCTCAGGCCCAACACCCAAATACTCCCTCAACCAGGTACTTCCACTGTTTCCCAGGCAGCGTTCCCTCGGACCCAGAGCCCTTGTTCAGACTTGCAGCTCAGTTTT
Proteins encoded in this region:
- the FITM2 gene encoding acyl-coenzyme A diphosphatase FITM2, with translation MERLERSGRWLRAGLAGGRVSRRLPWLLLAIVLLGSALKYGDLVPETPMQNKRNPLNVYFVKVAWAWTFWLLLPFIAVTTYQFAKSKFLYGATKSILMVLQRLSALAVGTAIWYVCTGLFVYIENLTGTCSTSGKLSEPRRLYATKQECHQNHGIWNGFDISGHCFLLSYCALMIMEEVAVLEGLSIDQNSKLHAVINGLFVSLCFLTMIWVFMFLCTAVYFHDFSQKLLGVLIGLSAWYGTYRFWYLKPFSPGLPLPNIPLSSKKYSYSR